In the genome of Quercus robur chromosome 3, dhQueRobu3.1, whole genome shotgun sequence, one region contains:
- the LOC126718885 gene encoding uncharacterized protein LOC126718885: MDAAAVTRIKTVNLLASYTAGRKMNTTNLIQPSWPSTQPQTLALYASGTSSCGNFPGHQRCPCPKSKSSIFSVTRCSTKPGIDSNNATNKNPAIERDPSSKSQQLAAPVPNQALTSTCSRGLVLDLGPKNSWDSAEIGSPVVKRYIGDNEERWYMWYHGRSDINNNTSESIGLAVSSNGIHWAREEHVRSSGDAGLVMNCSKNWWAFDTDSIRPSEMVIMSSPMYSAVYWLYYTGYSSEEVNLSGAPNILQNPERVHGGDKKDENHKIGKIFKSLPGLACSQDGRHWARIEGDHHSGALLDVGSDKEWDSLFIAAPHVVVHSNDDLRMYYHSYDVENGQFALGVARSRDGIRWVKLGKILGGGSKGSFDEIGVKNACVVRNSKEGNYLMAYEGVSADGMRCIGLAVSPDGLKNWTRLQEDPVLKPSEDDGWDNKGVGSPCLIQMEGNVDKWRLYYVGVGCGGRNGIGLAVSEGSNIGKFRRWADFTCNINV; this comes from the coding sequence ATGGACGCAGCGGCAGTCACAAGGATCAAAACAGTAAATCTTCTTGCATCTTATACTGCAGGAAGAAAGATGAACACAACAAATCTAATCCAACCATCATGGCCTTCTACCCAACCACAAACACTTGCTCTCTATGCCTCTGGCACATCTTCATGTGGCAACTTTCCCGGCCACCAAAGATGTCCATGTCCTAAGTCTAAAAGTAGCATCTTCTCTGTCACTAGGTGCTCCACAAAACCAGGCATTGACAGCAATAATGCGACAAATAAGAATCCTGCCATTGAACGGGATCCGAGTTCAAAATCTCAACAACTGGCAGCTCCTGTGCCAAATCAAGCACTAACATCTACTTGTTCAAGAGGTCTGGTGCTTGACTTGGGTCCCAAAAACAGCTGGGATAGTGCCGAAATTGGCTCACCAGTTGTGAAAAGATACATAGGAGACAATGAGGAAAGGTGGTATATGTGGTACCATGGAAGGTCTGATATTAACAACAACACCTCCGAATCCATCGGGTTAGCAGTTTCGAGCAATGGAATTCATTGGGCTAGAGAAGAACATGTTAGATCATCTGGGGATGCTGGTTTGGTGATGAATTGCAGCAAGAATTGGTGGGCTTTTGACACAGATAGTATCAGGCCTTCTGAGATGGTTATTATGTCCAGTCCTATGTACAGTGCTGTTTACTGGCTTTATTACACAGGATATAGTTCTGAAGAAGTGAACTTATCAGGAGCTCCaaacattttacaaaacccAGAAAGAGTCCATGGCGGAGACAAGAAAgatgaaaatcataaaattggCAAAATTTTCAAGTCTCTGCCAGGGCTGGCATGCAGTCAAGATGGAAGGCACTGGGCCAGAATTGAAGGGGACCACCACAGTGGAGCCCTGTTAGATGTGGGATCAGACAAGGAGTGGGATTCTTTGTTTATTGCCGCACCTCACGTTGTAGTGCACAGCAACGATGACCTCAGGATGTATTATCATTCATATGATGTGGAAAATGGACAGTTTGCTCTTGGAGTTGCAAGATCAAGAGATGGGATCAGATGGGTGAAACTGGGGAAGATCCTTGGAGGTGGATCAAAAGGTTCTTTTGATGAAATTGGGGTCAAGAATGCGTGTGTGGTGAGAAACAGCAAAGAAGGAAACTATTTGATGGCATATGAGGGCGTTTCAGCAGATGGGATGAGGTGTATTGGGCTTGCGGTATCTCCAGATGGGCTAAAGAATTGGACAAGGCTTCAAGAAGACCCTGTTCTTAAGCCTTCAGAAGATGATGGATGGGATAATAAAGGAGTGGGGTCCCCATGTCTAATTCAGATGGAGGGAAATGTAGATAAATGGAGATTGTATTATGTAGGTGTTGGGTGTGGAGGAAGGAATGGAATTGGATTGGCAGTTTCGGAAGGCAGTAACATAGGAAAGTTTAGAAGATGGGCAGATTTCACTTGTAATATAAATGTATAG